GCCGCACGGAAGCTCTGGGGATCGAAGGTAGTGAAGCCTGCGGACTCGCCTCGTGCGACCTCGGCGTCGACGGCCGAGATCGCCAGGGAGATCGATGCGGTACTAGATCAAGAAAAGCGAACGTCCGATCGCGAGCCTTAGCCGGTTTGCTGGGGTCGTTAGAGATAGAAACAGTCTGCGTTAGATACGTCAGTAAGATGGTGGGAGCGAACGTGAACCCCTTGATGGACCGATACACCGCATTCGTCACACGGCAATCGCTCGTGTCGCGCTGCGCGCTGGTAATCGGCGTCGTTGCGGTGGTGTTGGCGATTGCCGCGCCGATCGCCTATGGGGAACACGGCGCGGTCGGCGCTCAAGCGACGTTTCTGGCCGCGGCCGTTTGTCTTTGCGGTACCATCTCGGCCGTGATCCTGGCTTCGATTCATAGCGTCACGCCGAACGCCGTGGGTTGGATTCTCGCCGGAGACGGCATCGCAATGGCCTTGCCGCTCACTACCGTAACCTTGGTTTCACAGCGTGGCGGTCCGCTCGCCGAGGCCGGGCTGCTGAACTGGATCGTCCTGTTTTTCCTCGTCTCCTTGACGACGAAGACGCTCTTAATCGCGCCGCTGGCCCAACTAGCGAAACGTGCGGCAACCGCGACGACAACGAAGGTGGGAGCGTAGCGCCATGGCCGACCCGATTCTCCACATCAAAGACAGTTACTACTTCGAAGTGCCGAAGGTGCTGTGGCCCGCGCATTACAAGAGCATCGACGAACTGCCGCCGCATCTCGATTTCTTGAAGCATGATGCCGTAGCGCACCACGCCACGATCGCCGACGTCAATCACGAATTGTCGGGCAAGATCGTCATTCCGCAGCCGTTCGGCAAATTGTCGAGTTTCTACTCTGCGGAATCCGGCTTCTGTATCTCGAAGTTCATGATCATCGAGTTGGCGATCGCCGCTCTGATCGTGTTCATCTTCACGAAATTGGCTCCCAAGGTCGCCTCGGGCCTCGCGCCCAAGGGCTTCTTCTGGAACATGTTCGAGGCGTCGCTCCTGTTCATTCGCGACGGCATCGCTCGGCCCGCGATCGACAGCCACGACGAACACGACCACACCTCACACGCTCCGCACGATCAAGAACAAGAAGACTACGGCGTCGGCCATATCCACGGCGCCGTGCATAAGCACGACGGCGATCGGTTCTTGCCGATTCTCTGGACGATGTTCTTCTTCGTTTTGCTCTGCAATCTCGGCGGCATGCTCCCTTGGGTCGGTGCGCCGACCGGATCGTTCAGCGTCACGCTGGCCCTCGCCTGCTGCACGTTCGCCACGACGTTGATCGCCGGCATAATCAAGTTCGGCCCCATCGGTTTCTGGAAGAATCAGGTTCCGACGATGGATCTGCCGACCCCGATCGCCATTTTCCTGAAGCCGATGATTTTCGCGATCGAACTGCTCGGGCTCGTCATCAAGCATGGC
The DNA window shown above is from Planctomycetia bacterium and carries:
- the atpB gene encoding F0F1 ATP synthase subunit A, translated to MADPILHIKDSYYFEVPKVLWPAHYKSIDELPPHLDFLKHDAVAHHATIADVNHELSGKIVIPQPFGKLSSFYSAESGFCISKFMIIELAIAALIVFIFTKLAPKVASGLAPKGFFWNMFEASLLFIRDGIARPAIDSHDEHDHTSHAPHDQEQEDYGVGHIHGAVHKHDGDRFLPILWTMFFFVLLCNLGGMLPWVGAPTGSFSVTLALACCTFATTLIAGIIKFGPIGFWKNQVPTMDLPTPIAIFLKPMIFAIELLGLVIKHGVLAIRLLANMVAGHLVLLSILGLIVIAAEANASTAIYGTVSFAGIVGSTLLSCLELFVCFLQAYVFTFLSALFIGAAVHQH